A region of the Leptospira venezuelensis genome:
TCGAAAGATAAGAATATTCTCATTTCTCAAGGCAGCACGTATTAGATTGAATGCTTGCTGCCCCCTATGCGATTTAGCTATTGGCCCGCTGGTGGCTGCCAGAGTTCAACTTTGTTTCCTTCCGGATCCATGACCCAGCCAAATATCCCATACTCTGACTCTTCTACTTTCTCTAAAACATGACACCCTTCTTCTCGAAGTGCTTTTAATAGCCCGTGAAGATCATCCACTCGGTAATTAACCATGAAAGTAGAATTGCTCGGAGCAAAATAAGATCCGTCTCCGATTGACCAAGCAGT
Encoded here:
- a CDS encoding VOC family protein translates to MKRVTGIGGIFFSAKDPAKLGSWYKTHLGIDVQSWGGAAFRWVDAAGNPANGTTAWSIGDGSYFAPSNSTFMVNYRVDDLHGLLKALREEGCHVLEKVEESEYGIFGWVMDPEGNKVELWQPPAGQ